AAGCTTACTTGCCTTTCAATGGTAGATGTTTCATGTTCTGTATATTAAATGAAGAAGGGGAAGGATAGAGTATGAATGGGAAAATATGCCATCTACCATAATTAAAACCCAGGTGTTGAACCAGTAACTTTCCCTATCAAGATCAAACTATAACAAAAGATCAAGCTATTAGGCGAAATCCCAAGAATGCCTTCATGTCTAACATGTCCCCCCCCACCCATTTTCCCACCCACAGGAGTTCTTCACTTCTTTGGGCTTGAAGAGTGGACAAGCATACTATCATACCCTAACTTGTTATGAAAttgcttattttattttacaaaatggCAACAAGTATCAAACTCTCGACAACTTGGTCATGGAAACTCTGATATCATGTCAACAACCAATTTTCTCAAAAACTTAAGCTATTAACAAAGGACTTATGAAAATGGATATAGCCCAAGAAAATAATAGAGAAGAATTGAGTAAATTGCTTGCGTGGTTTCACTCAGCAGTCTGAATTTATATACAAAGAATATATGCTTCACATATTTACAAGaataagaaaaacgaaaaaacATTATGTGCAATAATTAGTGACCGGAGAGATCTACGAAAATGAAGCATGACTGAACCCATGCCTCTCTGAATTTATAATCTTAGTTATAACCATTTTTTAATGAGttttttcttctcattctgCCTTTTAATTCGAAATTGTAAATTATTACATTGTTCTTGTGGATGACAAATATAGCTCAGGCAAGATAACCATTTTTTCAGGATAGttttttcttctcattctacCTTGATATATGGTATAGTTTAAGGTGGTAGCTTTAGCTAGTCAAAATTTTCAACTGAGGATTAAGTTCAAGTCCCTAAAATCTCAACAATGAAATAGCCTTTCCGCCTACCTCGCTAGGCCTGACCAAGACAACGCCCCCTGATCGTGACGCAACTCGCCAAATAAGTGTTTTGTCGCCTCCTGCATAGATCGCCCAAGGGACGACATTATATCTAAATGCCACATTCTTGCCACACCCTTGATATCATGATAACCATATTGGGTCACCTATGGATGTCACCCAAAGTCCAAGATAGTACAACCACCCAGCCTTGAGTTGAACAAGGCGAAAAGGCTTAATGAGGCACTTGACCATTCATGGTTGATTGAGATTTGAGAAGGATCTAAGTTTCCCAACCATTACCTGAATTAAGCGTATAAATTAGAAAAAGGCGTTCCAGAACCTTCTGGGTGCCCCAAACTTCACATCCTCTCAGCACCCTCTTGTCATGTCGTTTCAAAACTTAGTATCTCCATCCTTGAGCCGAACAAGGCAAAAAGGCTTAACAAGGCGCTTGACCATCCTTGGTTGACTGAGGTTCGAGAAGGCTCCAAGCTTCTCAGCCATTACCTCTTAATTGGAGTGTTAGACCAAATAGGCTTAATGTGCTTTTCCTTTCTCACGTTGCTTCGTTTGGCGTCGTTTCGTAACATTTAAAGCATAAGGGTTCACTCCTTTGGTGTCCTTTTTTATTCTCTGCATTCTCTCTCCTATCTCATGTGATCATATGTTCAAATAGGTACCACTTTTTGCATTTCTGTTAGTTCTTGGGGGTTTCTGGGTACGTCTTTTAATTGAAACCTTTTTATCTGCTGCCTACAATGCATTTTATCCCTAGGCCAAGATGGAGTTCCTTAGGGAAATATCGAGGCACATATCACTAAAAAAGTTTAAGATTTTTGCAATCTCCAAGCAATTAGCAAAACCAATGAGAAAGACGTGTGAATCCAAGCTTGTGAACTGGACGAACCAGTTTGCAGGAATGGAATCCATGACGAAGAGGGGaagttttgttttatatatgaTACAATCTTTATTAAGCTTAATGTCTGACTACCCTTGGACAACTTTGAAAAGTCTTGACTATGATGAACGTTGCTCCTACCCAGTTACATCCAAAAGTTGGGCATTCCTCCAAGCCTTCTGATCCTGTCGCCAACtcaagcgtggaggaattgctttgtcgtttccttaccccgcctatgcaactgtgctatccgcaagaatgctcttagaaccttctccgggaacttcaaacgcaacctgcaaaacacacagacggcgcctctagcggccgtttgcactccgacgctcaagttaggtcacagaaccaccaacaaAAATGTCGCTGAatctctctctgattctcttttttctctctctctgtgtctgtgcctaacagaattctgttacgctatcctctgcgtgtgtcagaattctgttacgctattgGCCGCGActctctcagatggtgacacgtggaggcatgcaactcacatctaaccgtacacgtgccactacctgaagggctctagcgcatctctttgtgcgcctaagttattcccttgcggagtaacttagcgcgtttcttccatctgggtgaatcgcacactctcaggagaacgccaggtgtggctggactaggcacactcaccaagcattgctctctgcataaacgatttccccttcacgatgtcatgcacgtaatgggttaagagggtcaccaatcactgaccggtttactaactccctcaggccactctcgtgcacgattctagcggcgagcagctcctctttctctgagatatgatcatgcgaggtccatgtgtaacgctctcgctgggaatctcagtcccagtttaactgcgtgtaacacgaaaccccgatgaccatgcacccgatgactgatcggtgctctattgcttctcgcgttctccccccaagtgtttatcttggaactgatctgtcggtggccactcggttactgaccaccgatcaccgttctgggtgatctcctccctgatttctctaccacctgatccacgtgtcaccctgcgagtggtccacgtggttatctgctgctgcGACCGGATCACCTTCCATATATTATGCACACATTTCGACATAATTCCAACCTCAAACatgttcttttatttttttcgaATTCCAAACTTATTCCCGTCAATTGTGAGCCTCACTAAACAATGTCAGTGGCCGAGGTTTTTATGTCCCTTTTCCAATCCTTTTATAAGTGCTATAAGGGTTGTTTGTTAAAAACTCAAGCACTGGCTCATAATCCTACTTTGTTTGAGAGTTTCCCCCTTTATTAGATGCAAAATTCTCACATTCAAAGTGCTCGGAAAGGTGAGCAATTTGTTATGTTATAAAGTAGTAGCTTTAGACTAGTCAAATTTTTCAACCACTTTCCCCCTCAATAGGATGTTGTATTTATTAGGATCTACCCTCCCCCTTAACatgttcttttatttttcaaattccaAACTTCTTCCCATCAATTGTGAGGCTCACTAAATAGTGTCAGTGTCCTAGGTCTTTTGACTCTTTCATAATCCTCTTATAAGCGCTTTAAGGGTCGTTTATTGAAAATCCAAGCATCGGCTCATAATCCTACTTTGTTGGAGGGTTTTCCCCTTTATTGGATGCAAAATTCTCACATTCAGAGTGCTTGTAAAGTTGAGCAATTTGTTCTGGTTTAAAATAGTAGCTTTAGGCTAGTCAAAATTTTCAACCCCTTTCCCCCTCAACAAGGTGTTGTATTTATTAGGATCTACCCTCCCCCCAGCACCCCATTGAACCAATTGGTTAGTACAGGAAAAACAACCTCGAAAATTTGAGGATTTTGTGGTCTTTCAAGTACCTGAAATCTTGGCAATGAAATAGCGTTCCTGTCTATCTCGCTAGGCCTAACCAAGACAACACCCCCTTTCTAGGACACAACTTGCTAAAGAGGTGTTTTGTTTCCCACCACATAGATCACCCAAGGAATGACATTATATCTGAATGCCACATTGTTGCCACACCCTCAATATCATGCTAACCATACTAGGTCAACCATAGATGTCACCCGAAGTTCAAGATGGCACATGCATACCTTTTTGACGTAAGTTGGTCATCCCTCCACCAGCAAATCCCCTAGTTATCATGTTGAAATCTCCTAGAATAGGTGTCTAATGTTCAATATGGGACGATTGACTCTAGTGATGCTATCTCAATAGACTTGGGGTCGAAACATTGACATCGTCTTTGGAATGGAAGGTTTCAAAGACAAACCCTTATTCACTTTGCCCTCGACTGGGGGTTTATTCCGATACGTCCAATAGTCTAACATAGCTTAAGAGTCGAGGTCACAgacaatttaaatacatttttctcCCTTAACTCTCTAAGAtgtcttttaaggacaaaaccgtaATGAAGCTTTGAACTGCAAAGTGGACAATACATTAAATGTGGTGATTGACCTTAGTAATGCTACTTTACGGACTTGATATCGAAACAATATACAATTCAAAATTGTAAACTATTGCATTGTTTCACCATTGTCAATAGGATTGGCAGCATTAGTAACATAGAAGTCATTCAACTATAAGAAGAAATTATGTCCACGGTTCATGAATTTGTAGTGGCAAGATAATAAATTGAGTACAAAAGCTACTATATTTATCAACTATCATACCTTCCAATTTTCTGGGACGATCTTGTTAATAACCAGGACATGATTGTCCCATGCATCCCGGACTGCAACCAATAGTTTCCTTGTGAATCTGCAGATAGGGACGTTGTAAGATTATTACCATTGCTAACAATCCTTAACATACACAAAACACTCAGTTTTTCAGTGCGTGTTTGGAGGGGTCGGAGGGTGGGGGGACAAAAtgaaaaacttatattttaagtATGCTTTGGAGGAGCTGTAAAGGGTCTATATTTACCTCAAAATCAGGGTGTTATATACCAGCTTTGGAGGAGCTGTAAGGACTTCTGCTTCTGCCATGCAGAACATAACACATTAGTACAATTTAGAGATGAAAGCAACAACAGAAAACTGCACagataataataaatactttaCAGCTCATTACACATTTCTCTGGGCATATGTGCGACATTGTGTTGTCACAGACAACACACAGACTTCTGTCATATGAAAGAATGTAACACAAAAAGGAAGGCTATACCAAATTTAAATGCTTATGATATAATACCATAACATAGACTTTTGACCATAATGTGACTTGTAAAATGGCTTTACAATATAGTCACAACATAAACTCTTGTCAAACACACTGTTAGAATAAAGAAGTAGCCTTTCAAGGCTAACTTACAATACCAGGACATAAAAACCTTGCTGCAGTGACAACCAAAGTAAAACTTATTATACATTTTCAGCCTAATGACTACTAAACTAAAATGTTCGATGTTGTATTCCTAAGTTTCACTGGTTTGCAAATGCTACAACTCCTAAGCTTAAATTATCACGAAAAGTTAACAAGATTTTCTACATATGCTTACTTTTAATTCTGGTAGCAAGAcattcacaaaataaataaatggttgAGTTTCATCTCCAACAACTGTTAAAACTGCAATTTTTGACCAGCAAATTAAAGTGTCCTATGTGCGTAAGTCACATAGGTGTGCAGAGGAGACAACAAATAAAAGATGTGAAAAGAAACTACTTGGCTTTCAAAGCTCGTTAGTTATAAACTATGCATACATCACAATATCATGAAGCAGTAAGCAAATCTTGttggttttaaattttattttttaaatgttgcaACTTCCAAACGTTCAAGtaaaagaaaagcaaagaatTATATACATTGAACTTTCTATCACACTTCAAGCATTTTCACcaacttatattatttaaaagataaaataaaaagagagatTCTCGATCTATGGTTTTTTATTACCAATGGCAGACTCTTCTTCAATGTGCCGCAGAAGGTCACTTGCCTCTTCATCCGATTCAACAGTAACAGGTGGCCCTCCAAAACTCATATGATTATACTCCAACAACTTTTTCTTGTCAAATTCATATCCGGCCTCTGAAACAACAAAGCAAATGCAcccaaatcaaaataaatgtcAACACAAACCTTAACTGACCACATAATAAATTTCCTCAGAAATTAAAATTAGGCagttcattaaataaaattaacttatttataactaaaagttaaaattagtttatttataaACTTATTCTCATGTTAACTTatccaaatttttatttttacgtcATACATGGAGAAACATGCCTATACCGAACCTTCGTTTTGTGTTTCCATATACTTACTTCACTTTTTAGTTATAAAATTGACACCCTCTTTTTCCACTAAAGGCTTAGCCAGATTCAGACAGACATTATCATACtaataaaaaacagttttcgaagatttCTACggcaaagaaaacaaaaatagcgTTGAGTATTTTCTATacaaaattctaaaaacaaagaaacagatttaaaataaaatagcaactttgtgattaaaaaataataaacaggAAACATAAATCCAACATAAATCCAATTAAACACCCTcttatctcaattttttttttcatatcttcTTATCATAAAAGTGTTTATAGATAAGCTTATTATCCCAGCAGACACTATCACAAAAGTTGAACCGTTACCTCGCCGCGTATTCATCCGTTTCTCGAAAAGCCGAACCGGGTCCATCCCCTCCAAACACGCAGCATAAATTATGGAGCTGCACGAAAGATTCTCATCACAAAACAAAGAGTAAAGAGAAGATGTAAATGACAAATTAGTGAGTTGAATGGAAGGAAGGAAAGGAGAGGTTCGGTTCAGGTTTACAGTGCGAGTTCTCTGGCCGCTCTGGGGCTGCAGAAGCGCCCTGTCTTGTCGATTTTGGGCAGAGCGGGTACGGAGTTGTTGTCGGGTTTTCCCAGAACGGGAGCTTCGTGTTGGGCGATAGCGAAGGTGGGACTTCGGAGAGAGTTACGATGGGAGAACGCTGCGTTTTGGGGGAAGGAACAGTGGGTTGGTAGTGACGAAGGAAAAGAAGAGCGTTGGGGAATGGAGATTTTGGGTTTAAGAGTTGCAGAGGAAGAAGGTGAAGAAGGACACACAGGAAGCAACACTCCCTCCATTGCAACACAAGATAAATGCAAATATCTTAATCTTACACATTCTTACCTCTATATAtagatattatatatacatatattaaatctataaatacaaatagatttctttatgaaaatatatatattagattTTTGCTCtaatgtttttataaatattttcgtACTTTTGGCCTTTAAGAAAATTTAGTTTGTATTTCATccttaaaataatttagttttgttaatatgtaacaatttattatgtaaaataAGTGTTTAACCAGGTTTAATAAATTTGgatatttctaattttattaaaaaattgttttattaaatttaaaaaacatttttaacttttatctgattatcttattatttaattttgtcgTTTATTgcaaaaaaatggtttttactttattttttttatctccttgacaattaatttatcatttcctctctaaaaaataaaaaaatatttttaatattcaataaaataaaataatatatatatgtgtattatgctcatttaatttaattgaatttaaataataaataaaaatattttataaaaataacataaagtTGGACTATTAAATAAAGtagaaagattaaaaataaattgatcTTTCTCTTCATAACTTTAATCAATAGAGATTAAGTTTTCTCTCTTTCATAGTGCGTTTGTTGAGTTTTTAAAACTTAAGAAAAACTCTAGGAAAACTTCATATATAGAAAAATCCTAAGTACGATTATTATGTTGTATTTGATGTGAGGGTTAAGATAATAGATATACTAATCAAATCATAAGATATAATTTAAACGAAAATGTTTTATTAACCTTTTGTGCATTAACACATAGGTGCACATGACaatggagtttttttttaattatgatgaGAGTGATGTGGCACGAAGGgtaattttgtaaaaatgttAGGGTTTAGGCAGTGAGTGTTACTAGAAGTAGGACAAGGTTGAAAGCGGGAAGCTCAGAAGGAGAAAGAAAAGTGACAAGGTCAGAAGGGAGAAAGAAGCAGCGGGCTTTTCGTTTGGGTTGTATTCGGAGTTGTTCGTGAAGAGAATCAGTAGCACGAACCAAGCACAGACCAAACTTTTTTTAGCATAAGGCGTTCAAAATCAGGTAAAAGTCTTTCATGTGCGGTCACAAATTAGCTGTTGTATGCAATAAACTGAAAAATGCAAATAAcgtacttgaacctaaggttaAGTCACTTGAAAAAGAATTGCATAAAGCTAAAACTGAGTTAGTTAATCTTGAATTGACATGTCTGCATGCATCTATAAAAACCTGTGAAATTTgtaaagatttgaaaaagaagattgaatatttgttaaaaaccttGTCCAATTTCATTAATGGAAGAGAGAATCTTGAGACTCTCATTAATAAAAACGGGATAGGATACAATCCAGGAAGAAAGaataatgtgaaaaagctgtcaagtttttttgttccaacAAGAACAAGTTTTTCTTccttcaataatttaaaatcaaaatttgttCTTTCCTATTTCtattgtatgaaatctggtcacacataaaaaaatatgtaagttTAAGAATTACCTTGTTCAAAAGGCCTAGTCAAATGGTTTTCTAAAGAAAGGTGATAATCTGACTAGACCCAACACTAAAGGGTaccatatatatttttttatgtttactgTTTTTGCCGGTTGACTTGCTCGTCGGTAGCCTTCTGTAGGCGAGCTCGGACTTCGTCTGCCTCGTGGTGGAACTCGTGCTTTCCTTAATGCCTGGATGTTGTTTCTGTCAAGACAGAGGGCGTCCTGACGGGCGattgcactccaacgatcaagtcagtacagggaaataataaataagaagTATCTAATTCAATGCTTAGTAAAGTGTTAGCCAAGCGTTAGAAACAGCGTACCGTAACCAGGGATCTTGAGTCCCTTTTATAGAGTGTCGCTAGGTTACCTCTTGCAGTAACAACTTTTGTTACGAGAATCTTATCTCGAGTAAGGACATATTCAATGGGAGAAGATCTCGCTTCAGTGTGTGTAATCTTAACAACACAGCTGCGCATGATCAACTTTAATAGAGAATGTACTATATGTGGAAGGACTGAAACATAGCCTTCTAAGCATCAGCCaattgtgtgacaagggatgccatatttgttagaatatatgaccttaaacaagagggaaggtgaattgtttatgaaagattttcgtaaactttgaaggtataatgaagttcAATGTAGAATCACAGATACAAAAATCcagaaagcaatcaaacaaaactgtttaagttgattaacagaaaatcaaccggttgtttttatcaacaaagataaaaacaacttaaaagcataatttaaatgagttccgggcaagagaaaagcacacaagcaatttatactggttcactcttatcctaagagctacatccagtccctagaaaccactgggtatctaCTATGCAATCTGTTATCGCCGGTTGACTCAGCCGCCATTGACTTTAAAGGCAgatggtggctcctcctatttcTGGTGGTTTATGCTCTCCTTCTCAGGTGATAGAGAGTGGCTCTGTTGAAACAAAGGGGCCCTACctattgattgcactccgacgatcaagtcagtattgggctaagaaacaataagtGTGTAAAGCAGTTTCAATCTTAGAAACAATGTACCTTTCTAGGGTTCTTACAACCCTTTTTATAGGATGTATCTAGGTCAACTCCTTGTCCCACGAGGATCTTTTCTTAATTGGAATTAGGGTTACTAGCGAGGCATCTTGTGGCGCATTGCACAATCTTAACGCAGCCGTCACACAAAACTTTCATTTTTTGGAGTGCAAATCTTAACAGTATGCCgaccagggtaccaactcatgcaccgaCGTTGCGGGGTCATATGTTCTATGGGTGCCCTGATTATTCATGTGTCAGGAATGCAGTCTTTCCCTGGAGACCCTAACCCTcatgggccttagcgcctccaaggaatACTTACTTGTGCTTAGACTTGAacgtactatacacaccacatgcatgaacCCTCCCGTGACTTAGGTCTTTCTTATGTCTGGATGATAGCTCATCATTATTTCTGGGGCCcacttacgtggcccattaATGCGACCAGACCATTGATATCCGATGTCAATGTATGATGTCAATGTCTGAGGTCTGACcaatacacaagccccccaggctcgagctgtaacttgtttcaaCGAAGAGGCTAAGTGATCGCCCACGACGACTTACGTGGTGAGTGAGTGACAGGATATGCACAGTGCACTGAGCTGACATCTCACCATACTTTTTCACCAACGTACACGTGGTAAGATCAATGGTCGAGGCTTGTTGCCGCTTGCGCTTCTTTTATACCTTAAACCCCTCAACCCTTATGCTtatttcactgtttcattactcCTCTTAAGCATTTTTCGAACCCTTCCATTTCTCATAACGCTCTGTCTTCCTCTCTTAACCACTTCAACTCTTCGAAGCGCAATCACTCCAAGGTATGtcttttatttcataattgtCTTTGCTTTATCATTCTGATGCCCTCGGCATGCTTTAACTATTCCGAGgttgtttatgttttctgcaTTTTTACGATTATTACTCTGCGTTTATATGCttctttgtttttcaaatgtttTGAAGTGCACACATTTCCATCTCTAAACTCTgcgtttttcttctttttccttctCCCTTTTTAGTTTATCTTCTTAAGATGGCTCGATCGAACCCTACTCCAAACCCAACTCCTCCTCCCTTCGACTATAAACCCTTATACCGCTGGGCACCCGAAGATCTCTTAGCCGAAACCTCTAGTTTTACCTCATTCGCGAGTATAGCGACATATAAGAAGAACCAGGACTGCCATAAATCCTGCATCTTTGGGAAGGAACACGATAGGTTGGTAAAAGTCGTGCCTGTTGagtcaagtgtgttcaagctttgaagaatccaaatcctttgagtttgatggaaggctagatgtgcttgttgttactgaggtgctttagaataggatctggggtagattatatttgtaatccactctttgttgaatctaaagcttaagtgttttcaaatcttttaagattaaagtgtttttcaaactaagtgaaaaacaacttgttgttttgtcgaaacaaccgattattttatacttaggtgtttttgaaaaagttttgaaaactgttttggatggttgacttgctgtcaaacccaaacaaccaattgattcgctatttcaaccgattgtttgtttggaatcctaacaaaaaaacagttttgtttgttaaaagagctttaattgattcataactgaatacgctcctgctttaaatgttttgacaaATATTTGAATagaataaatagtttgttaatgttttataacaaacaataagacagaaaaacatatttgagtttttcaaagagttttgaaagcatttttgagtttgaacttg
The sequence above is a segment of the Phaseolus vulgaris cultivar G19833 chromosome 2, P. vulgaris v2.0, whole genome shotgun sequence genome. Coding sequences within it:
- the LOC137810890 gene encoding uncharacterized protein, encoding MEGVLLPVCPSSPSSSATLKPKISIPQRSSFPSSLPTHCSFPQNAAFSHRNSLRSPTFAIAQHEAPVLGKPDNNSVPALPKIDKTGRFCSPRAARELALSIIYAACLEGMDPVRLFEKRMNTRREAGYEFDKKKLLEYNHMSFGGPPVTVESDEEASDLLRHIEEESAIEAEVLTAPPKLVYNTLILRFTRKLLVAVRDAWDNHVLVINKIVPENWKNEPAGKILELCILHLAMSEMAVLETRHQIVINEAVDLGKRFCDGAAPRIINGCLRTFFRELEREESNNRL